The Deltaproteobacteria bacterium PRO3 genomic interval CCGGCCAAGAAAGCGCCCCCGGCACCTCGAAGCCGCCCCCGCCAGCGGCCTCGAAGCTGCCTCCCTTGGAGGGTCAAACGTTGAAAGACCCGACCCCGCCCTTGGGCACGGCCTCGGGGAGCTCCGCGCCGACGCAACCCGCACCCAGCGGGGGAAATACGGGAAGCGGAACGACCTTGCAGCCTTTGCAGCCCCTGCCGCCGGCGCCGTCGGGGAAATAATTCCGCTCTTTTACGGCGCCCTGCCGCTGGACCCGCTGATCGACACTGTCGCGTTGTTGTCCGACGCGGCGCTCCCGCCACCCTTGCCCAGCAGCAAGGCGCCGGTAGCCCCGCCCGCCACGGCCACGCCGACCAGGCCCCAAAGCCAGGGGCTCTTCCAGATGGATTTCTTCTTCTTGGTGCCGATGACGATCACGTCGCTGTCGGCGTATTTCTTGGGGTCTTTGGCGAGGTCGACCCGGGCGGCCTCGTTTAAGTCTTTCGCGATGTGGTTGGCGGCCGACCGGGTGTCCTTGGGCAGGTCCAAGACCTCGACCGACTGGTTTTTGTGCGAGGCTTGGTACTTGATGTCGATCATCCGCGCGGAGATCTTGTTGTTCCAGCCGATCTCCTCGACGCTGACCAGAACCACCTTGTCGAGGCGCAGGGCCTTCCCGACCGCCCCGCCCAGCCGGACCTGCTCGTCGACGTCGGAGAGGGAGGCGACGGTCAGGCCGTGGCGGTTTACGGAAGGATCGGAGACCTTCTCGAGGGAGAGCTTTTCGCGCAGGCCCTCGGGCTTGAGGTTCAATTTCATGGCCTGAGGCTTGTAACCGGGCGCGCGCAGGATCACGAAGTGCTCGCCCACCGTCCAGCGCTCGAGCTTCAGCGGCGTCGTCCCCTTGGGATTGCCGTTGAGGATCGCCTCGACCTTGGCGGGCGAGGACTGGATCTCGAGAGACGCGGACTTCGCCTTTTTCAAAAACTCGGCGCGGGCCTTCTGAAAGAGGGCGACCGTCTTGGGCGGGTACTGCAGCTCGGTGATCTCGCGCTCGGGGTCGAGGCGCACCGCCTCCTGAAAGGCCTCTTGGGCCCGCTTCGGGTCGTTGTTGCCCAGGTGGATATTGCCCAGCATCAGGTAGGCGTCGGTCAGCAAGAAGGGATCGGTCAGGGCGCCCTTGGCCGAGCGATAGCCCTGCGTCGTGCTTTCGAGCAGGGCGATACCTTCCTTGAAGTTGAAGGTCTTGTAGAACTCCTTGGCTTGGTCGAGATAGCGGTTGAGGCCCAGGGTATCGCCGCCCGAACCGGACAGGTTAGGGGAAGATTCGAAGAAGGCGTAAGTGGCCGGCTTGGGCAGGACCTCGAAGCCGCTCTGTCGCGTCAGCTCGTCGCGCATGGTGTCGGCGACCTTCTCGACCGCCTCGGGCTTGACCTTGCCGTCGTAGAGCTCGACGACGCCGACCTTGAGCTTGGCCGGCGAAGCGCCCGCCGCGGGACTTGCCTTCGCCCAAAGGCCCGGGGGCAGCAAGAGCTGCGCGGTGAGAAAATAGATGAGATAGGAAGATTTGCGAACGACCGCTTGCATGGAACCTCCGTCGGTACTTACCCATACGTGGCGTCGCCGCGAGGCGGGAAAAACACGTCCGTTCCCAGTAATCCAAGGCCCTATTTCGGTCAATACAAAATCCTTGCCGTGGGAGCCACCGACTCCCTACATTAACCCCATGCCCAAGACCAAGGTCCACAAACTGGCCGTGATCGGCGACCCCATCTCCCATTCCCTGTCCCCGGCCATGCACAACGCCGCCCTGCGCAAGCGCGGCGCCCCCTACCGCTACGAGGCCCTGCGGGTCCGACCCGAAAAATTGGAGGCCTTCCTGAAGGGCAAGGCGCGGGGCCTGGCGGGATTCAACGTGACGGTGCCCCATAAAGAGGCCGTCCTCCCCCACCTCCATCGCCTGGCCTACGAGGCCGAGCTGATCGGGGCGGTCAACACCGTCGTCAACCGCGACGGCGAGCTGGTCGGCTTCAACACCGACGGCGCGGGCTACCTGATGAGCCTGCACGCCGACAAGAAATTCGACCCGCGCGGCAAGCGCGTCGTCATCCTGGGCGCCGGCGG includes:
- a CDS encoding PEGA domain-containing protein, whose protein sequence is MQAVVRKSSYLIYFLTAQLLLPPGLWAKASPAAGASPAKLKVGVVELYDGKVKPEAVEKVADTMRDELTRQSGFEVLPKPATYAFFESSPNLSGSGGDTLGLNRYLDQAKEFYKTFNFKEGIALLESTTQGYRSAKGALTDPFLLTDAYLMLGNIHLGNNDPKRAQEAFQEAVRLDPEREITELQYPPKTVALFQKARAEFLKKAKSASLEIQSSPAKVEAILNGNPKGTTPLKLERWTVGEHFVILRAPGYKPQAMKLNLKPEGLREKLSLEKVSDPSVNRHGLTVASLSDVDEQVRLGGAVGKALRLDKVVLVSVEEIGWNNKISARMIDIKYQASHKNQSVEVLDLPKDTRSAANHIAKDLNEAARVDLAKDPKKYADSDVIVIGTKKKKSIWKSPWLWGLVGVAVAGGATGALLLGKGGGSAASDNNATVSISGSSGRAP